A stretch of Macrobrachium rosenbergii isolate ZJJX-2024 chromosome 12, ASM4041242v1, whole genome shotgun sequence DNA encodes these proteins:
- the LOC136844193 gene encoding hemocyanin subunit-like isoform X2 — protein MKSTLLLLAVAGAALLSVASADASNAQKQHDVNFLLWKVNEHLRDETHKGYAKTFDPEADKSHYSDNGEAVHRLVKELKDNRLLEQKHWFSLFNDRHREEALMLFDVLMHCKDWETAVKNAAYFRERMNEGEFVYAIYAAVIHHPLAEHVVLPPLYEVTPHMFTNTEVIQEAYAAKMRQTPTKIKSSFTGTARNKEQRVAYFGEDIGMNTHHVFWHLEFPFWWKDSYSHKLDRKGENFYWVHNQLTVRFDAERISNFLDPVEELQWDKPIHDGFAPHTSYKYGGAFPSRPDDIDFEDVDGVARVRDMIIIDSRIRDAIAHGYIIKEDGSHIDIMNDHGIDVLGDVIESSLYSPNAQYYGALHNTAHIMLGRQTDPHGKYNMPPGVMEHFETATRDPGFFRLHKYMDNIFREHKDSLPSYTFDDLDFKGVSVTNVAIDGTLETYFEDFEYSLLNAVDDTEEIADVDIDTYVPRLDHKEFSYNIDIKNEKGSEALATIRIFAWPHADNNGVKFSFDDGRWGAVELDKFWVKLSPGTNTIVRKSTDSSVTVHDVPSFKTLMEKTEAALSGGGDLDLHDYESATGLPNRFLLPKGNHNGMDFDLLVCVTDGAADAAIADLHTNDDFIHYGANGVYPDKRPHGYPFDRHVEDERIFEQVTNFHHSHVKIYHHGEHIHHH, from the exons ATGCTTCCAACGCTCAAAAGCAGCATGATGTGAACTTTCTCCTATGGAAAGTGAATGAGCACCTACGCGATGAAACCCATAAAGGCTATGCTAAAACCTTTGATCCAGAGGCCGACAAATCCCATTACTCCGATAATGGAGAAGCTGTCCACCGCCTTGTGAAAGAACTCAAGGATAACCGTCTGCTGGAACAAAAGCATTGGTTCTCCCTCTTCAACGACAGACACCGCGAAGAAGCTCTTATGCTCTTCGACGTCTTGATGCATTGCAAGGACTGGGAAACCGCCGTCAAAAATGCTGCTTATTTCCGTGAGCGCATGAACGAGGGAGAATTCGTGTATGCAATTTATGCTGCTGTTATCCACCATCCACTGGCTGAACATGTTGTCCTTCCTCCACTCTATGAAGTCACACCTCACATGTTCACCAACACTGAAGTCATCCAAGAAGCCTATGCAGCTAAGATGAGACAGACACCGACCAAAATCAAATCCTCATTCACAGGCACAGCTAGGAACAAGGAACAACGTGTAGCCTACTTTGGAGAAGACATTGGCATGAATACCCACCACGTTTTCTGGCATTTGGAATTCCCATTCTGGTGGAAGGATTCTTATTCTCATAAGCTTGACCGCAAGGGAGAAAATTTCTACTGGGTACATAATCAGCTCACTGTCCGTTTTGATGCTGAGAGAATTTCCAACTTCTTGGACCCCGTTGAGGAACTGCAGTGGGATAAACCTATTCACGATGGATTTGCTCCTCATACCTCCTACAAATATGGTGGAGCCTTCCCCTCTCGTCCTGATGACATTGACTTCGAGGACGTTGATGGTGTTGCACGTGTTAGAGACATGATCATCATTGACAGCCGTATCCGAGATGCCATTGCTCATGGGTATATTATCAAGGAAGATGGTTCTCACATTGATATTATGAATGACCATGGCATTGATGTTCTTGGTGATGTTATCGAGTCTTCTTTGTACAGCCCCAATGCCCAGTATTATGGAGCTCTCCACAACACTGCCCATATCATGCTTGGTCGTCAGACAGATCCCCATGGAAAATATAACATGCCACCAGGTGTCATGGAACACTTTGAAACTGCCACTCGAGATCCTGGTTTCTTCCGActtcataaatatatggataaCATCTTTAGGGAGCACAAAGATAGCCTGCCTAGCTACACCTTTGATGACTTAGATTTCAAAGGAGTTTCTGTTACAAACGTTGCCATTGATGGAACTCTGGAAACTTACTTTGAAGATTTTGAGTACAGTTTACTCAACGCTGTAGATGACACGGAAGAGATAGCTGATGTTGATATTGATACATATGTGCCCCGTTTAGACCATAAAGAGTTCTCATACAACATTGACATTAAAAATGAGAAGGGATCTGAAGCTTTGGCAACGATTAGAATATTTGCTTGGCCTCATGCAGACAACAACGGTGTAAAGTTCTCCTTCGATGATGGCAGATGGGGAGCCGTTGAGCTCGACAAATTCTGGGTCAAAT TGTCTCCTGGAACCAACACCATAGTCCGTAAATCCACTGACTCCTCAGTCACTGTGCATGATGTGCCCAGCTTCAAAACACTCATGGAGAAGACTGAAGCTGCTCTGTCAGGTGGAGGTGATCTGGACCTTCATGACTATGAAAGCGCCACTGGCCTGCCAAATCGTTTCCTCCTGCCCAAGGGTAACCACAACGGCATGGACTTTGATCTCCTCGTCTGCGTTACTGATGGTGCAGCTGACGCTGCAATTGCAGATCTCCATACAAACGATGACTTCATACACTATGGTGCCAATGGAGTCTACCCAGACAAGAGGCCTCATGGTTACCCATTCGACCGCCACGTCGAGGATGAACGCATCTTCGAACAAGTCACCAACTTCCATCACTCCCATGTGAAGATTTACCATCATGGTGAACACATCCACCATCATTAA
- the LOC136844193 gene encoding hemocyanin subunit-like isoform X1, translated as MKSTLLLLAVAGAALLSVASADASNAQKQHDVNFLLWKVNEKLRDEKHKEYAKTFDPEADKSHYSDNGEAVHRLMKELKDHRLLQQKHWFSLFNDRHREEALMLFDVFMHCKDWETAVKNAAYFRDRMNEGEFVYAIYAAVIHHPLAEHVVLPPLYEVTPHMFTNTEVIQEAYAAKMRQTPTKIKSSFTGTARNKEQRVAYFGEDIGMNTHHVFWHLEFPFWWQDSYSHKLDRKGENFYWIHNQLTVRFDAERISNFLDPVEELQWDKPIHDGFAPHTSYKYGGAFPSRPDDIDFEDVDGVARVRDMIIYDSRIRDAIAHGYIIKEDGSHIDIMNDRGIDVLGDVIESSLYSPNAQYYGALHNTAHIMLGRQTDPHGKYNMPPGVMEHFETATRDPGFFRLHKYMDNIFREHKDSLPSYTFDDLDFKGVSVTNVAIDGTLETYFEDFEYSLLNAVDDTEEIADVDIDTYVPRLDHKEFSYKIEIKNEKGSEALATIRIFAWPHADNNGVEFSFDDGRWGAVELDKFWVKLSPGNNNIVRKSTDSSVTVHDVPSFKTLMEKTEAALSGGGDLDLHDYESATGLPNRFLLPKGNHNGMEFDLLVCVTDGAADAAIADLHTNDDFIHYGANGVYPDKRPHGYPFDRHVEDERIFEQVTNFHHSHVKIYHHGEHIHHHE; from the exons ATGCTTCCAACGCTCAAAAGCAGCATGATGTGAACTTCCTCCTGTGGAAAGTCAATGAGAAGCTACGTGatgaaaaacataaagaatatgCCAAAACTTTTGATCCAGAGGCCGACAAATCCCATTACTCCGATAATGGAGAAGCTGTCCACCGCCTTATGAAAGAACTCAAGGATCACCGTCTGCTGCAACAAAAGCATTGGTTCTCCCTCTTCAACGACAGACACCGCGAAGAAGCTCTTATGCTTTTCGACGTCTTCATGCATTGCAAGGACTGGGAAACGGCCGTTAAAAATGCTGCCTATTTCCGTGACCGCATGAACGAGGGAGAATTCGTATATGCAATTTATGCTGCTGTTATCCACCATCCATTGGCTGAACATGTTGTCCTTCCGCCACTCTATGAAGTCACACCTCACATGTTCACCAACACTGAAGTCATCCAAGAAGCCTATGCAGCTAAGATGAGACAGACACCGACCAAAATCAAATCCTCATTCACAGGCACAGCTAGGAACAAGGAACAACGTGTAGCCTACTTTGGAGAAGACATTGGCATGAATACCCACCACGTTTTCTGGCATTTGGAATTCCCATTCTGGTGGCAGGATTCTTATTCTCATAAGCTTGATCGCAAGGGAGAAAATTTCTACTGGATACATAATCAGCTCACTGTCCGCTTTGATGCTGAGAGAATTTCCAACTTCTTGGACCCCGTTGAGGAACTGCAGTGGGATAAGCCTATTCACGATGGATTTGCTCCTCATACCTCCTACAAATATGGTGGAGCCTTCCCCTCTCGTCCTGATGACATTGACTTCGAGGACGTTGATGGTGTTGCACGTGTTAGAGACATGATCATCTATGACAGCCGTATCCGAGATGCCATTGCTCATGGGTATATTATCAAGGAAGATGGTTCTCACATTGATATTATGAATGACCGTGGCATTGATGTTCTTGGTGATGTTATCGAGTCTTCTTTGTACAGCCCCAATGCCCAGTATTATGGAGCTCTCCACAACACTGCCCATATCATGCTTGGTCGTCAGACAGATCCCCATGGAAAATATAACATGCCACCAGGTGTCATGGAACACTTTGAAACTGCCACTCGAGATCCAGGTTTCTTCCGActtcataaatatatggataaCATCTTTAGGGAGCACAAAGATAGCCTGCCTAGCTACACCTTTGATGACTTAGATTTCAAAGGAGTTTCTGTTACAAACGTTGCCATTGATGGAACTCTGGAAACTTACTTTGAAGATTTTGAGTACAGTTTACTCAATGCTGTAGATGACACGGAAGAGATAGCTGATGTTGATATTGATACATATGTGCCCCGTCTAGACCATAAAGAGTTCTCATACAAAATTGAGATTAAAAATGAGAAGGGATCTGAAGCTTTGGCAACGATTAGAATATTTGCTTGGCCTCATGCAGACAACAACGGTGTAGAGTTCTCCTTCGATGATGGCAGATGGGGCGCCGTTGAGCTTGACAAATTCTGGGTCAAAT TGTCTCCTGGAAACAACAATATAGTCCGTAAATCCACTGACTCTTCAGTCACTGTGCATGATGTGCCCAGCTTCAAAACACTCATGGAGAAGACTGAAGCTGCTCTGTCAGGTGGAGGTGATCTGGATCTTCATGACTATGAAAGCGCCACTGGCCTGCCAAATCGTTTCCTCCTGCCCAAGGGTAACCACAACGGCATGGAATTTGATCTCCTCGTCTGTGTTACTGATGGTGCAGCTGACGCTGCAATTGCAGATCTCCATACAAACGATGACTTCATACACTATGGTGCCAATGGAGTCTACCCAGACAAGAGGCCTCATGGTTACCCATTCGACCGCCACGTCGAGGATGAACGCATCTTCGAACAAGTCACCAACTTCCATCACTCCCATGTGAAGATTTACCATCATGGTGAACACATCCACCATcatgaataa